A single region of the Balaenoptera ricei isolate mBalRic1 chromosome 12, mBalRic1.hap2, whole genome shotgun sequence genome encodes:
- the PRSS35 gene encoding inactive serine protease 35, whose product METTLFWLILFTLGRTPIDGSEMERDFMWHLRKIPRLVSERTFHLTSPTFEADAKMVLNQACGIECQKELPAPNLSDLEDSLSYETVFENGTRTLTRVKVQGWVPEPHENLTAQGAPVRRRRHVYGTDSRFSILDKRFLTNFPFNTAVKLSTGCSGILVSPNHVLTAAHCVHDGNDYIKGSKKLRVGLLKMRNKGSGKKHRGSRRSRREARGGDGREGSRESLKERAKAGRRRKESARGQRAADGMPSFQWTRVKNTHIPKGWARGGRGDAALDYDYALLELKRAHKKKYMELGISPTIKKLPGGMIHFSGFDHDRADQLVYRFCSVSDESNDLLYQYCDAESGSTGSGVYLRLKDPDRKRWKRKIIAVYSGHQWVDINGVQKDYNVAVRITPLKYAQICLWMHGDDASCTYG is encoded by the coding sequence ATGGAAACGACGCTGTTTTGGTTGATACTTTTCACCCTTGGGCGGACTCCCATCGATGGATCTGAAATGGAACGGGATTTTATGTGGCACTTGAGAAAAATACCGCGGCTTGTCAGTGAAAGGACCTTCCATCTCACCAGCCCCACCTTTGAAGCAGATGCTAAGATGGTGTTAAATCAAGCGTGTGGCATCGAATGCCAGAAAGAACTCCCGGCTCCCAACCTTTCTGACCTGGAAGACTCTCTCTCATATGAGACTGTCTTTGAGAACGGCACCCGAACCTTGACCAGAGTGAAAGTTCAAGGTTGGGTCCCCGAGCCACATGAAAATCTCACTGCACAGGGAGCACCTGTGAGGAGAAGGAGACACGTGTACGGCACTGACAGCAGGTTCAGCATCTTGGACAAGAGGTTCTTAACCAATTTCCCTTTCAATACGGCCGTGAAGCTCTCCACGGGCTGCAGTGGTATCCTCGTCTCCCCCAACCACGTCCTAACAGCTGCCCATTGTGTCCACGATGGAAACGACTACATCAAAGGCAGCAAAAAGCTAAGGGTAGGGTTGTTGAAGATGAGAAATAAAGGTAGTGGCAAGAAACACAGAGGTTCtaggaggagcaggagggaagcAAGGGGTGGTGATGGAAGAGAGGGTAGCAGAGAGAGTCTGAAGGAGAGAGCCAAGGCcggaagaaggagaaaggaatcaGCTCGGGGTCAGAGAGCTGCTGATGGGATGCCCTCCTTCCAGTGGACCCGGGTCAAGAACACCCACATCCCCAAAGGCTGGgctagaggagggaggggagacgcGGCCTTGGATTATGACTACGCCCTTCTGGAGCTGAAGCGTGCtcacaaaaagaaatacatggaGCTGGGAATCAGTCCCACCATCAAGAAGCTGCCAGGCGGGATGATCCACTTCTCAGGATTTGATCACGACAGGGCAGATCAGTTAGTCTACCGGTTTTGCAGTGTGTCCGATGAATCCAATGATCTTCTCTATCAATACTGCGATGCCGAGTCGGGCTCCACTGGCTCTGGGGTCTATCTGCGTCTGAAAGATCCAGACAGAAAGAGATGGAAACGCAAAATCATTGCGGTCTATTCCGGCCACCAGTGGGTGGACATAAACGGTGTTCAGAAGGACTACAACGTGGCCGTGCGCATCACGCCCCTCAAGTACGCCCAGATCTGCCTCTGGATGCACGGGGATGACGCCAGTTGCACCTACGGCTAA